The following are encoded in a window of Coffea eugenioides isolate CCC68of unplaced genomic scaffold, Ceug_1.0 ScVebR1_768;HRSCAF=1502, whole genome shotgun sequence genomic DNA:
- the LOC113758896 gene encoding uncharacterized protein LOC113758896 has protein sequence MVDGSFSQSSPFMTAMRQDLICLELPELHRCSLELLSSNVKGLRSQLLPHVADITRLLTEYFRTCVLPELRIKVYSIMKVLLMSMGIGIAIYLIQEVISNALLDLDPHGRESGGSYSAARSKTLQDALQQCFQRKRKHPTSAESVGDQSAKGGLEVETSQNMTAISVRIAALEALEALLSVAGAMRSDGWRSNIDRLLITVATNACKVGWADNNSTVVYGEATPIWADFQLAALRALLASLLSPGRVRPPHLAQGLELFHRGSRESGTKISEYCCHALLTLEVLIHPRALPFIDLQSAVDHYGSASLNLPDVHFADHRKNTSFHFSTLGKEPSLPESGDDDLYERWLANGDETDVNDLGKYTSSDKKPSGTSTDPALEKLPHGGSPSERNKREGGEFGESMAVAADKVPVDGDEIMVDLPTPESYKQTEERDHIEGRILVATAGGHTAIESDGLVSGSATSADGHTDFVVAAGKDVSSSASKRNTMVTEQSVTPTSAKDVVTSQDHEYTRIVEKISATISNTGRGAGLVLEINDDTSMDSLPDIVDGDPDSD, from the exons ATGGTCGATGGCTCATTCTCACAATCCTCCCCTTTTATGACTGCCATGAGACAGGACTTGATTTGTTTAGAACTTCCTGAATTGCATAGGTGCAGCCTGGAGCTTCTGAGTTCTAATGTAAAGGGACTTCGCAG TCAGTTGTTACCACATGTGGCAGATATCACACGACTGCTAACAGAATATTTTAGGACATGCGTCCTGCCAGAGCTAAGGATTAAGGTTTACTCAATTATGAAAGTTTTGCTGATGTCCATGGGGATTG GGATTGCAATATATCTGATCCAGGAAGTTATAAGCAATGCATTGCTTGATCTGGATCCTCATGGTCGTGAGAGTGGTGGCTCGTACTCTGCTGCACGCTCAAAGACCTTACAGGATGCACTGCAACAATGTTTTCAGAGAAAAAGGAAGCACCCAACTTCAGCTGAATCTGTTGGAGACCAATCTGCTAAAGGTGGTCTGGAAGTGGAGACATCCCAAAATATGACTGCAATATCTGTCAGGATTGCTGCATTAGAGGCATTAGAAGCTCTTTTGAGTGTG GCTGGTGCCATGAGATCAGATGGTTGGCGATCAAATATTGATCGTCTCCTTATAACAGTTGCAACAAATGCTTGCAAAGTGGGATGGGCTGACAACAATAGTACCGTAGTTTATGGTGAAGCTACTCCTATATGGGCAGACTTCCAACTTGCTGCTTTACGCGCACTTTTGGCATCCCTTCTTTCTCCTGGTCGTGTTCGCCCTCCACATCTTGCTCAGGGTCTCGAACTTTTTCATAGAG GCAGTCGAGAATCTGGAACAAAAATTTCTGAATATTGCTGTCATGCTCTTTTGACCTTGGAAGTGCTCATACATCCTAGGGCCCTTCCATTTATAGATCTTCAATCGGCAGTTGACCATTATGGCAGCGCTAGCCTCAACCTTCCAGACGTACACTTCGCAGATCACAGAAAGAACACTTCATTTCATTTTAGCACACTAGGAAAGGAGCCTTCTCTGCCAGAGTCTGGGGATGATGATCTGTACGAAAGGTGGCTGGCAAATGGTGATGAAACAGATGTCAATGACCTTGGAAAATATACCAGCAGTGATAAAAAACCCTCTGGGACCTCTACCGATCCAGCATTAGAAAAGCTTCCTCATGGTGGTTCTCCTTCTGAAAGAAATAAGCGTGAAGGTGGTGAATTTGGGGAATCAATGGCTGTTGCAGCTGACAAAGTACCAGTAGATGGGGATGAGATAATGGTTGACTTGCCGACTCCGGAAAGCTACAAGCAGACAGAGGAACGCGATCATATTGAAGGGCGAATATTGGTTGCTACAGCTGGTGGTCATACTGCCATCGAATCAGATGGACTGGTTTCAGGCAGTGCTACATCAGCTGATGGTCATACAGATTTTGTTGTAGCAGCAGGAAAAGATGTCTCTTCTTCAGCAAGTAAAAGAAACACTATGGTTACTGAGCAGAGTGTCACGCCAACATCTGCGAAGGATGTGGTGACAAGCCAAGATCATGAATACACTAGGATTGTGGAAAAGATTTCTGCTACAATATCAAACACAGGAAGGGGCGCTGGATTGGTGCTAGAAATCAATGACGACACTTCAATGGATTCACTTCCTGATATTGTGGATGGTGATCCCGACTCTGATTGA